Proteins from a single region of Heptranchias perlo isolate sHepPer1 chromosome 34, sHepPer1.hap1, whole genome shotgun sequence:
- the si:ch73-314g15.3 gene encoding LOW QUALITY PROTEIN: uncharacterized protein HI_0077 (The sequence of the model RefSeq protein was modified relative to this genomic sequence to represent the inferred CDS: inserted 2 bases in 1 codon; substituted 1 base at 1 genomic stop codon), with protein sequence MEMFREEFVKLTHEVQIWWNSGKIQEIGQAEAXMQPSRLKKLTVLEPGKIKMGKGGNLVSLWQSAADTSFDLLARLAIVHMVHEARGLDIHPQTLAHFASQADQISVKILXVIYQDEITHVATSLRWFTFICAEEQKDSLSVFHSIVRTHFKGYLKPPFNIEGTNIAGMSEEEVMDMVDGEKQMMCMFTLKKPFTRYHMETIGED encoded by the exons aTGGAGATGTTCCGGGAGGAGTTT GTAAAACTGACACATGAAGTACAGATCTGGTGGAACTCGGGCAAAATCCAGGAGATTGGCCAGGCAGAAGCATAAATGCAACCCAGCAGGCTGAAGAAACTCACTGTGCTGGAACCTGGCAAGATCAAAATGGGCAAAGGTGGCAACCTGGTTA GTTTGTGGCAGTCAGCAGCTGATACATCCTTTGACCTATTGGCCCGGCTAGCCATCGTACACATGGTACATGAAGCCAG AGGCTTAGACATACATCCTCAAACACTGGCACACTTTGCATCACAGGCCGACCAGATCTCTGTAAAAATCCT GGTTATTTATCAGGATGAAATCACGCATGTGGCAACAAGCTTGCGATGGTTCACTTTCATCTGTGCAGAGGAACAAAAg GACAGTTTATCTGTGTTTCACAGTATTGTACGGACACATTTTAAGGGCTATTTGAAACCCCCTTTCAACATTGAAGGTACAAATATAGCAGGAATGAGTGAAGAG GAGGTGATGGATATGGTGGATGGGGAAAAGCAGATGATGTGTATGTTCACTTTGAAAAAGCCTttcacaaggtaccacatggagactattggagaagattaa